The genomic region GCGGTGATGGTGGGATCGTCATTGTGCGGCATGCATTGGCGGAAATTGTGCCGGTCCATGTAGTTGATGAGGCGGCAGACATATTCGCAGGTGAGGTCGCATTTCAGCGTCCAGGACGCGTTGGTGTAGCCGAAGGCAGAAGCCATGTTCGGCACATCGGCATACATCATGCCCTTGTAGGTCAGCGTGTTGGCGAAATCGACGGAGCGGCCGTCGACGCTGACCTCGAGGCCGCCGACGACCTGGAGCACCAGCCCGGTCGCCGTCACGATGATGTCGGCGGCGAGCTCGCGGCCGTCCTTCAGGCGGATGCCGTCATGCGTGAAGGTGTCGATCTCGCTGGTGACGACGCTGGCGCGCTGCTCACGGATCGCCTTGAAGAGGTCGCCGTCGGGCACGAGGCACAGCCGCTGGTCCCAGGGATTGTAGCGCGGCGTGAAATGGGTCGCGACGTCGTAGTCCGGGCCGAGCGCCATCTGCACGCCTTTGAGGATGAGGTCCTTCACCTTCGCCGGCCTGCGCCGGCTGAGCTGGAAGAAGAACATCCCCCACATCACGTTGCGCCAGCGGATCAGGTGATAGGCGAGCCGCGCCGGCAGATTGCGGCGCAGCTTGTTGGCGAGGGGATCCTGCGCCGGCCGCGACACCACATAGGTCGGCGAACGCTGCAGCATGGTGACCTGCGCCGCCTTCTTGGCGAGCTCCGGCACCAGCGTCACCGCTGTCGCGCCCGAGCCGATCACGACGACACGCTTGCCCGCGTAGTCGATGTCCTCGGTCCATTTCTGCGGATGCACGATGCGGCCGGCAAAATCCGCCACACCCTTGAACTCCGGGGTGTAGCCCGCTTCGTATTTGTAATATCCCGAGCACAGAAATAAGAAATTGCAGGTAAACCGCACGAGCTCAGCCG from Bradyrhizobium sp. CB1015 harbors:
- a CDS encoding NAD(P)/FAD-dependent oxidoreductase translates to MQQEHFDVLIVGAGLSGIGAGYHLQTKCSGKSYVILEGRDCIGGTWDLFRYPGIRSDSDMFTLGYSFKPWTDPKAIANGPQILNYVRETAAENGIDKHIRYHHRVKRAAWSTPDARWTVEAERISGEGAAELVRFTCNFLFLCSGYYKYEAGYTPEFKGVADFAGRIVHPQKWTEDIDYAGKRVVVIGSGATAVTLVPELAKKAAQVTMLQRSPTYVVSRPAQDPLANKLRRNLPARLAYHLIRWRNVMWGMFFFQLSRRRPAKVKDLILKGVQMALGPDYDVATHFTPRYNPWDQRLCLVPDGDLFKAIREQRASVVTSEIDTFTHDGIRLKDGRELAADIIVTATGLVLQVVGGLEVSVDGRSVDFANTLTYKGMMYADVPNMASAFGYTNASWTLKCDLTCEYVCRLINYMDRHNFRQCMPHNDDPTITAQPSLDFTSGYVQRSIAKMPKQGSKRPWRLHQNYALDIVSLRFGRIDDGVMQYS